The sequence TGCACCATTAGATTCacatgaaaaaattaataatatttcaagtATTGGTAATCATAGATCTTTAATTAgaaatagtagtagtagtgtattagataataatagtaataatagtaataataataataataataaaaacaataatgaaTCTACAGCAACACCAAATACAACtaattcaacaacaccaattacatcagcaacaacatcaacatcatcatctccatcatcatcatataaAAGTCAATCATTACCAGATTTACCATCACATATACCAAAAACACCaacaaaatcatcaattataaataataataataatacatcaaaaacaataacaactaaatcatcatcatcatttgaaaatggtttaaataatagtggaattgataataattatattagtaaaaaagaaaaaattgaaaatgataaagtttttcaattaaatggtagaatttattttaaagaatttaaacaaGCATTATCagataatttatattttgtaaAGAGTTTAGGTTTAGTTAATCATTATGAAAATCCATTGATTAGAGAAACTGAGGGTAATGATGGTCTATTGGTTAATCATTCATCGAATTGGGTAACATCACAAGGTAAAGATGTATCAATTGGTCATATAAATTGGGAGTTAATTCAATATATTATGATTGGTATTAGAAGGTCTGCAGGTGAAGCCATCGTACTAACCAATAGAGCAACATTGAAGCCTAAAGATTTTGAAATGGTTGTTGAATTCAAATATGATGGTTGGACATTCAAAGATCATTACCCATTAGCATTCAAAAAGATTAGAGAAAGATTAGAAATTGATCCAAAGATGTTTATGTTTTCCTTGGGTCCTGAAAGAGTGTTTGGTAATTTACTATTAGGCAATCTTTCAGTGTTGAGTGAAATGAACTCTAGTGGTAAAAGTGGCAGTGTTTTCTTTAGATCGACAGAGggtgattatttaattaaaaccaTTCCAACACATGAAGAATCAATATTGAAAGCGGTTTTACCAACTTATGTACAGCATTTACAAAAATATCCaaatagtttattaataaagataTTGGGTTGTTATACACTTCAAATAAAGGGTAAAGCAGAGATGAAATTCTTGGTCATGAATAACCTTTTCTTCACTCCATTACCATTGTCTGAGAAGTACGATTTGAAAGGCTCTGTCATCAATAGAAAAGTTGACAAGAATGATTTACTCTTACCTGATATCGCTTTAAAAGATCAAGAATTTCATAGAATACTCGATATTGGCCCAGAGTTTAAAGCACCATTATTAGAACAAATCGAACATGATACAATGTTTTTAGAATCTCATAATATCTGTGATTATAGTTTATTGGTTGGCATTCATACTATAGATGAAAATTCACCATTGGCTCTTTcggatgatgatgatcctGATCTTTCAAATGTGGGTGGTGTTAAAAGAGACACTTGGAAAGTATTGGAAGaagaattctttaaaaaaactagTGGTAAAATCTCtttatttcaaaagaattttGGTGGTATcctttcaaaaaataaaaaagaagttTATTTCATCGCTATCATCGATACTTTTACCGCTTGGGATTGGTGGAAAAAGTCTGAACGTGCCTTAAAATTCTTGGGTAATGATTTAGATAAAATATCTGCTGTTAATCCAACTGATTATCGAAAAAGATTTCAACATTATGTTTCAAAAATTgttcaataaatttattattaaaaaaaaaaaaaataaaataaaaaaataaaataaaagttaataaattgTTGTATTGCCaccaaaaaaatttaattttatttataaaaaaaaatatatatatatataaatagattttattttatttaaaagtgaggttgtttaaaaaaaaaaaaaaaaacagatacAGATAACTCCTGGTACTATGGTGAATGTATCAATGAGGTTTAATTGTATCagtttgtttttattatatgtttatttaattggaaACAACACTACATGATAAATCTAATATGGgattaaagatttatcaaGATCATCTTTATTGCaagaaaaattataaaaaaaaaaaaaaaatttaataaaatgcTAGCAATTTGTTGTTTGAaagaatttgtaaattaggggtataaaaattattttgagaATACAAATTGGGGGTATTtgtttcatttatttttatttgtgtgtttggaaataaaaattttaaaaataataaataaataaaataaaaaattgaaaaaaaaaaaaaaaaaatgaacatacaattaaagttaattatttaatattataaatatatatttttttaatattataaatatacatacatatatttttttttaatattataaaaatatatttaaaaaatttctaaaaaaataaaatgtgtGGAATTAGTGGTTGGGTAGATTggtcaaataaaaatgatttattaaaagaagtTGCAATAATTCAAAGAATGAATCAAAGTGTTTATCATAGAGGACCAGAGGAAGGTGGAATTTGGAAATCAAGTGATGCATTATTTGGACATCGTAGATTATGTGTTATTGATGCAGCAGGTGGTAAACAAccaatgatttttaaaaaaggtgataaatcaattgtaTTATGTTTTAATGgggaattatataattttcaagatttaagaaatgaattaatttctttgggtaatcaatttaaaagtCATTCTGATACTGAAGTAATTCTAATGTCATATATTCAATGGGGTGAACAATGTGTTAAAAAGTTTAACGGAATGTTTGCAGTTGCAATCTTTGATGAAGAAAACCAAAAATTATTCCTTGCAAGAGATCATCTTGGTGTTAAACCATTATTCTATTGTACTAGAGGTGATTCCATTCTTTTTGGTTCAGAAATGAAAGTTTTACtagcaaataataaattggttAAAGCAGAAGTTGATAAAGATGGTATTgctcaattattttatttgggtGCATTTCGTACACCAGATATTGGTTGTATATTTAAAGATATACATGAAGTATCACCTGGACATTCAAttacatttaataaatcattaaataataataataataataataataataataataataataataataataataataataataatatctctTTCACTACAACTGGTCAAAAAGAATATTGgaatttaaaatgtttaCCACATACTGATGATGTTCATCAAACAAGTAAAAAACTTAGAGGATTAATTGAAGGTGCACTTTCAAGACAATTAATATCAGATGTACcaattacatttttattatctggTGGTTTATCATCTAGTGTATTGGTTTCATTGGCATCATCACTATCGAAATCATCATTTCCTGAACCATGTCCAATTAATGAAACTAGTATTTTGAAAACTTTTTCAtgtgaatttgaaaatgatgataaagattataaagaagaaattgaagGACCAAAAAAACCATGGGTTGAAAAGGTTGTTAAAAATGTTCAAAGTAATCATATTTCCACACAATGTaatgttgataatttaataaatacaatTTCATTACCAATGAAAGCAAGAGATCTTCCAAGTTTTTCAAAATGGGAAACACCATTAAGACTAATGCTAAACAAAGTAAAAGATCATGGTGTGGTTTTAATCTCTGATGAAGGTTCTGATGAAATATTCTCTGGTTATGATTGGTTCAAAAAACAATCTTCTTTAAATATGGATAGATTACCATGGATTGGCAATAtctataataatatcaatcaTTTCTTAAAGGATCAAATATTAGAACAAGTTGATTTTATGAAATATGGTGAGCAAGTCTATCAAAAAGCCATTAAAAACATGCCAGTGCTACAAGGTGAGGATGAAACTCAAGTAAAACAAAGAGTTGCCTCTtggttatttattaaatacttTTTAGTATATATGCTTGAACGTGAAGATAGAACATCAATGTCTCAATCATTAGAAGTTCGTGTACCTTATTGTGATTATAATTTGGTTGAATATTGTTGGAACATACCATACAATatgaaatcaattgatgatattgaaaaaggtATTTTACGTCGTTCAATGGCTCAACAATTaccaaaagatattttatatCATACAAAGGATAATTTCCCATTATCAGTTAAAGATacaaatttctttatttcagTTTGTAGTCTATtggaaattgaattaaataatccatcctcaccaattttaaattttattaaaaaggaATCAATTatggaaattattaaaaataaatatgatgAAAAATATCAAACCTATCAAAATCAAAGTGTTATTGAACATTTACTTCAAGTAAATACATGGATCATTGATTATAATgttaaatttgtttaaaaaaaaaaaaaaaaaaaaaaaaaaaaaccaaataataattactagttataaaaataaatttaaaattttaatatatttgaaaaatggaattaaataatacattTAATTAACCATTgagtttatttaattttattatttttataaattgttttaatgttGCTTAATTAAAGAGATTTTATCTAATCCTCTTGATTGTTTCAAACcattatttgttaataaaatGATGCCATCACAATTTCCATCTTTTggaatattaataataaaatcatttttttcattaatattattgttaacactatcatcattattcTCTATTTGAAACTTGTGAGTGatcatttcattaatttcatctgttttaaattcaatcacTGTTTGAGGTTGTACATcttgtttttcaatattataaataatataaataaatgttaGTTTTGAATCTTCAGTTTCATTATCTTCGTTTAATGAACTTGAATATTGCTTTGtgtttttttcaattctaaAACCTTTTGAAgttgaattaaaatcaatattgaattgatttgtttttttatccaATAAACTTTGTGTtaactaaataaaaacaataataaaaataaaaataataaaatatattaatattttattaaaatcaattaaattaataaatattaaaattaaaaaaataataaataaatacaaaccttaataattaaatatgaaGCAATTATTCCTATTGAAATAATTGTTACAATAGTGgctgataataaaattaaaccaattaTACTTTTACGAacccaaataaaaattaatgaaagtAATGTACCTAATAAAACTGAACCAATACCAATTTTATAAGCCATATCTGatctatttaaaatatttctaCATTCAGTTGccaataatttatattggtCAAATGTTAAATAACCTTCTAATTCATTTGGTAATTGagttggtattattattctaTCTGAATGGCTACCCTCTtctaatttacaattttcacaacaacaagtagggaattttaaatctatacattctttttttttataattttttaattttaacaaataattttataaattaaatataaataaatataaaaaaaaaaaaaaaaaaaaaaaaaactataaataaataaaaaaatataataaataaataaattaataaataaaaaaaaaaaaaaaatcaatattattatttgtaaattaaaaaaccaaaaaaaaaaataattttaataacaaaaaaaaatttgtttgatttcttttttaaaaataaattta comes from Dictyostelium discoideum AX4 chromosome 2 chromosome, whole genome shotgun sequence and encodes:
- the asnB gene encoding asparagine synthetase: MCGISGWVDWSNKNDLLKEVAIIQRMNQSVYHRGPEEGGIWKSSDALFGHRRLCVIDAAGGKQPMIFKKGDKSIVLCFNGELYNFQDLRNELISLGNQFKSHSDTEVILMSYIQWGEQCVKKFNGMFAVAIFDEENQKLFLARDHLGVKPLFYCTRGDSILFGSEMKVLLANNKLVKAEVDKDGIAQLFYLGAFRTPDIGCIFKDIHEVSPGHSITFNKSLNNNNNNNNNNNNNNNNNNNNNISFTTTGQKEYWNLKCLPHTDDVHQTSKKLRGLIEGALSRQLISDVPITFLLSGGLSSSVLVSLASSLSKSSFPEPCPINETSILKTFSCEFENDDKDYKEEIEGPKKPWVEKVVKNVQSNHISTQCNVDNLINTISLPMKARDLPSFSKWETPLRLMLNKVKDHGVVLISDEGSDEIFSGYDWFKKQSSLNMDRLPWIGNIYNNINHFLKDQILEQVDFMKYGEQVYQKAIKNMPVLQGEDETQVKQRVASWLFIKYFLVYMLEREDRTSMSQSLEVRVPYCDYNLVEYCWNIPYNMKSIDDIEKGILRRSMAQQLPKDILYHTKDNFPLSVKDTNFFISVCSLLEIELNNPSSPILNFIKKESIMEIIKNKYDEKYQTYQNQSVIEHLLQVNTWIIDYNVKFV